The Candidatus Polarisedimenticolia bacterium genome window below encodes:
- a CDS encoding Gfo/Idh/MocA family oxidoreductase, producing MKQVLLKEGRAVLEEVPAPQAGPGRVLVRTLYSVLSAGTERAALHAGEAASILNRIADPSALRKALDVLAAEGPGAILDRIRSAREPHAVAPGYAASGRVQAAGPGVLDLPPGTAVACAGAGHASHAEWIAVPRMLAVPVPEGVPLDEAAFATLGSIALQGVRRSGIQVGECAVVLGLGLIGTLAGQVLRAAGARVLGFDPDPGRAALGRALGLEAHDFGARDPREEVPRATGGLLADAVVVCAAARGPEVANLAMRLCRKKGRVVIVGDVGMDLDRALMYDKELDVVISTSYGPGRYDPSYEEQGIDYPAPYVRWTLNRNMAAFLDLLRDGRVRVRPLIDRVFPLAEAAAAYEAIDRDTPGERPVGVLLRYPAPPEAGTEDGGGSIAPRAATADTRDATPGERPGGVAPAPSALDRLVTARPIGVGVVGAGEFVKAVHLPLLRRDRAFRLRGVATASPLNARETARRFHLDLATTDVQDLLREDSIDLLLIGTRHDLHAPQALQALRAGRHVLVEKPLCLEESEVTPLLDEARRARRLLAVGFNRRYSPLARRAREVLGRLTGPGLLVYRVNAGYLPASHWQQDPVRGGGRILGECCHFLDLMLYLAGPDVLAARATAVPSDGVGVVNGDSFAATLDLRGGSRAVLVYSGLGDPGLPKERLEIFKGGAAIVLDDFIRLTVHGGAGGSLDLGRQDKGFEGQWEEIGRALRGEPHGVIALHEIEATMRATFAVARAVRGER from the coding sequence GTGAAGCAGGTGCTCCTCAAAGAGGGAAGGGCGGTGCTGGAGGAGGTTCCCGCGCCCCAGGCCGGTCCGGGGCGGGTGCTGGTGCGCACGCTGTACTCCGTGCTCAGCGCCGGCACGGAGCGCGCCGCGCTCCACGCCGGCGAGGCGGCCTCGATCCTGAACCGGATCGCCGACCCGTCGGCGCTCCGCAAGGCGCTCGATGTGCTGGCGGCCGAGGGGCCCGGCGCCATCCTGGATCGGATCCGGAGCGCCCGGGAGCCGCACGCCGTGGCGCCCGGCTACGCCGCCAGCGGACGGGTGCAGGCGGCGGGCCCGGGCGTCCTCGACCTTCCGCCCGGCACGGCGGTCGCCTGCGCCGGCGCCGGGCACGCCTCCCATGCCGAGTGGATCGCCGTGCCGCGCATGCTCGCCGTGCCGGTGCCCGAAGGCGTGCCGCTCGACGAGGCCGCCTTCGCCACCCTCGGGTCGATCGCCCTGCAGGGCGTGCGGCGGTCGGGGATCCAGGTCGGCGAATGCGCGGTCGTCCTGGGACTCGGGCTGATTGGAACGCTCGCCGGCCAGGTCCTGCGCGCCGCGGGCGCGCGCGTGCTCGGCTTCGATCCCGATCCCGGCCGGGCCGCTCTCGGCCGCGCCCTCGGCCTCGAGGCCCACGACTTCGGCGCGCGCGATCCGCGCGAGGAGGTTCCGCGGGCGACGGGGGGCCTCCTGGCGGACGCGGTCGTGGTCTGCGCGGCGGCGCGGGGCCCGGAGGTGGCCAACCTGGCGATGCGGCTGTGCCGCAAGAAGGGGCGCGTCGTCATCGTGGGGGACGTCGGGATGGATCTCGACCGGGCGCTGATGTACGACAAGGAGCTGGATGTGGTGATCAGCACATCCTACGGTCCGGGGAGGTACGACCCCTCCTACGAGGAGCAGGGGATCGACTATCCGGCTCCGTACGTGCGCTGGACGCTCAACCGCAACATGGCGGCCTTTCTCGATCTCCTGCGCGACGGCCGGGTGCGCGTGCGCCCCCTGATCGATCGCGTTTTTCCCCTCGCCGAAGCGGCGGCGGCGTATGAGGCCATCGATCGGGACACGCCGGGGGAGAGGCCGGTTGGCGTCCTCCTGCGCTATCCCGCGCCTCCGGAGGCCGGGACGGAGGACGGAGGGGGCTCGATCGCCCCGCGCGCGGCGACGGCGGACACCCGGGATGCCACGCCCGGCGAGCGGCCGGGCGGCGTCGCGCCGGCGCCTTCGGCGCTCGATCGCCTGGTCACGGCGCGCCCCATCGGCGTCGGGGTCGTCGGAGCCGGGGAGTTCGTCAAGGCCGTCCACCTGCCGCTCCTGCGTCGCGACCGGGCGTTCCGTCTGCGCGGCGTGGCCACCGCCTCGCCGCTCAACGCGCGGGAGACCGCGCGCCGATTCCACCTCGATCTGGCCACCACCGACGTCCAGGACCTGCTGCGCGAGGACTCGATCGACCTGCTGCTGATCGGGACGCGACACGATCTGCACGCCCCGCAGGCCCTGCAGGCGCTGCGCGCAGGCCGGCACGTCCTGGTCGAGAAGCCGCTCTGCCTGGAGGAATCCGAGGTGACGCCGCTTCTCGACGAGGCGCGCCGGGCGCGGCGGCTCCTGGCCGTCGGGTTCAACCGGCGCTACAGCCCGCTGGCGCGCCGGGCGCGCGAGGTCCTGGGGCGGCTCACGGGGCCCGGGCTCCTGGTCTACCGCGTGAACGCCGGGTACCTGCCGGCCTCGCACTGGCAGCAGGACCCCGTCCGGGGCGGCGGGCGGATTCTGGGCGAGTGCTGCCATTTTCTCGATCTGATGCTGTACCTGGCGGGGCCCGACGTCCTGGCGGCGCGGGCCACGGCGGTGCCGTCGGACGGGGTCGGCGTGGTGAACGGCGATTCGTTCGCCGCGACCCTGGATCTCCGCGGTGGATCGCGCGCCGTTCTCGTCTACAGCGGCCTGGGCGACCCGGGACTGCCGAAAGAGAGACTGGAGATCTTCAAGGGCGGGGCGGCCATCGTCCTGGATGATTTCATCCGCCTCACCGTGCACGGTGGCGCCGGCGGATCGCTCGACCTGGGGAGGCAGGACAAGGGTTTCGAAGGGCAGTGGGAGGAGATCGGGCGGGCGCTGCGCGGCGAGCCGCACGGGGTGATCGCGCTCCACGAGATCGAGGCGACGATGCGCGCCACCTTCGCCGTGGCGCGGGCGGTGCGGGGGGAGCGATGA
- a CDS encoding glycosyltransferase, whose protein sequence is MNILMWESFAPGGPIKVGGHHYAERFLAAGSRVVWCAGPLSPVNLVKSNAETRARFQLWRRGGTWLHDDRMFAYAPMTLLPYRPYPLFDRPIMQRLTLRATLPRFRDVLARAGFDRFDILWMSTGSPFLALLDEVPHDLSIYRMSDETTAFPDTPKSFAALEAEVCRRAGLVLATARTLEARARGLGARRVLHLPNACDPAPFESSDAPEPEDLGGTPRPRALYVGALDHWFDAGLVARVARLLPAWGFVLLGPARADLRILRDLPNVRVLGPRPYGDLPAYMGAADAGIVPFQLSPLTHAIHPLKVYEYCAAGLPVVATPMRETAAMGAPIEVAATPQEFAAALERTRLEGGSRRMERRDFARRHTWDRRFASLQTEIAAASGRPLLAAAGVRR, encoded by the coding sequence ATGAACATCCTCATGTGGGAGTCGTTCGCGCCCGGGGGCCCGATCAAGGTCGGAGGGCACCACTATGCCGAGCGCTTCCTGGCCGCAGGCTCGCGGGTCGTCTGGTGCGCCGGCCCGCTCTCGCCCGTCAATCTCGTCAAGTCGAACGCCGAGACCCGGGCGCGGTTCCAGCTGTGGCGGCGCGGTGGCACGTGGCTCCATGACGACCGGATGTTCGCCTACGCCCCCATGACTCTCCTGCCGTACCGCCCCTACCCGCTGTTCGATCGGCCCATCATGCAGCGCCTCACGCTCCGCGCCACGCTGCCGCGCTTCAGGGACGTCCTGGCGCGGGCCGGGTTCGACCGGTTCGACATCCTGTGGATGTCGACGGGCAGCCCGTTCCTCGCCCTCCTGGACGAGGTGCCGCACGATCTCTCGATCTATCGCATGAGCGACGAGACGACCGCCTTCCCCGACACGCCGAAGAGCTTCGCGGCGCTGGAGGCGGAAGTGTGCCGACGCGCCGGCCTGGTCCTGGCGACCGCCCGGACGCTCGAGGCGCGCGCCCGCGGGCTGGGAGCACGCCGGGTGCTGCATCTGCCGAATGCGTGCGATCCGGCCCCGTTCGAATCGTCCGACGCGCCCGAGCCTGAGGACCTGGGCGGGACGCCGCGGCCGCGCGCTCTCTACGTCGGGGCGCTCGATCACTGGTTCGACGCGGGGCTCGTGGCGCGGGTGGCGCGGCTGCTGCCCGCCTGGGGTTTCGTGCTCCTGGGACCGGCGCGGGCCGATCTCCGGATCCTGCGGGACCTGCCGAACGTCCGCGTCCTGGGGCCGCGACCCTACGGCGATCTGCCGGCCTACATGGGCGCGGCCGACGCCGGGATCGTGCCCTTTCAACTCAGCCCCCTCACGCACGCCATCCATCCTCTGAAGGTGTACGAGTATTGCGCCGCCGGCCTGCCGGTGGTGGCGACTCCGATGCGCGAGACCGCCGCCATGGGGGCGCCGATCGAGGTGGCCGCGACCCCGCAGGAGTTCGCCGCCGCGCTCGAACGGACAAGGCTCGAGGGGGGGAGCCGGAGGATGGAGCGACGAGACTTCGCGCGGCGCCACACGTGGGACCGGCGCTTCGCGTCTCTGCAGACGGAGATCGCGGCCGCCTCCGGCCGGCCGCTCCTCGCGGCGGCGGGAGTCCGGCGATGA
- a CDS encoding glycosyltransferase, producing the protein MTLAARRERADLEPAPAGARVRVLHVLSTLLPGGSEISVLRLLAALDRRRYDFRVAFLRGEPLLAPDFEAIEAPVVPMGPCAGFDPLCCLRLRRYVARERIQLVHTHMDVADFHGALAARLGGARAVVSTKHAPDEFRTRRTWKRGPFLLLERLAYAMDDAVIVVSEGLASFLESCERLPRRKMTIIGHGVAAPVAPVPRAEARRALGLRPLDPLLGAVGRLSPEKGHAHLLRALPAILRALPGAGLVLAGEGGQRRALEEEARLLGVGDRVQFLGQRRDVARVLAALDLFVQPSLYEGFGLSLLEAMAAGLPVVASRVGGIPEIVDDGESGVLVPPGDPDALAAASIAILLDPAAARRLGETAALRAAERHSIESEAARVDALYARVLGRAR; encoded by the coding sequence ATGACGCTGGCGGCGAGACGGGAACGCGCCGACCTCGAGCCGGCCCCGGCCGGCGCGAGGGTGAGGGTCCTGCACGTCCTCTCGACGCTTCTCCCGGGCGGGTCGGAGATCTCCGTCCTGCGCCTCCTGGCCGCGCTCGACAGGCGCCGCTACGATTTCCGGGTGGCGTTCCTGAGAGGGGAGCCGCTCCTGGCCCCGGACTTCGAGGCGATCGAAGCGCCCGTGGTGCCGATGGGGCCGTGCGCCGGCTTCGATCCGCTCTGCTGCCTCCGCCTGCGACGCTACGTGGCGCGCGAGCGGATCCAGCTGGTGCACACCCACATGGACGTGGCCGACTTCCATGGGGCGCTCGCGGCGCGGCTCGGAGGGGCCCGGGCGGTGGTCTCGACCAAGCACGCTCCCGACGAGTTTCGCACCCGGCGCACCTGGAAGCGCGGCCCGTTTCTTCTCCTCGAGAGGCTGGCGTACGCGATGGACGACGCCGTGATCGTCGTGTCGGAGGGGCTGGCCTCCTTCCTGGAGTCGTGCGAGCGCCTGCCGCGGCGGAAGATGACGATCATCGGGCATGGTGTGGCGGCCCCCGTGGCCCCGGTGCCGCGCGCCGAGGCGCGCCGGGCCCTCGGCCTGCGCCCTCTCGATCCCCTCCTGGGGGCCGTGGGGCGGCTGTCGCCCGAGAAAGGGCACGCGCACCTCCTGCGGGCCCTTCCCGCCATCCTCCGGGCGCTGCCGGGCGCCGGCCTGGTCCTGGCGGGCGAGGGGGGACAGCGCCGCGCGCTCGAGGAGGAGGCCAGGCTCCTGGGAGTGGGAGACCGGGTGCAGTTTCTCGGGCAGAGGCGGGACGTCGCACGGGTCCTGGCGGCCCTGGACCTTTTCGTGCAGCCCTCCCTCTACGAAGGGTTCGGATTGAGCCTGCTCGAGGCGATGGCGGCGGGGCTTCCCGTCGTCGCCAGCCGGGTGGGGGGAATCCCGGAGATCGTGGACGACGGCGAGTCCGGCGTCCTGGTTCCTCCCGGCGATCCCGATGCGCTGGCCGCCGCTTCGATCGCGATCCTGCTCGATCCCGCCGCGGCCCGCCGGCTGGGAGAGACGGCGGCGCTCCGGGCGGCGGAGCGACACTCGATCGAGTCCGAGGCGGCCCGGGTGGATGCCCTCTACGCCCGTGTCCTGGGGAGGGCGCGATGA
- a CDS encoding glycosyltransferase: MISARTQPSPPPEREESSAPRADPAPGGGRPRLLILTVGFGIGGAEQLILTTAPRLQREGFEVTIVGLKGWGLLGDELEACGVRAVALGGRGAWDLRAFGRLLSILRRDRIQILQGHMFRANVAARILGRLASVPVVVTAHHDTDVWMRFYHRLIERLTAPLSDSVTACSEAVRHHALNVLGLPAGLVRTLPNGIELPDESREPRTRERIRRELGASPDDLLIGSLGRLVEPKKGLAVFLAAARLLARDFPRLRFAVVGEGPARGSLEARAAREGVSHCTTFAGPRRDVPDVMRAFDLFVQPSLWEGFGLTAVEAMAVGTPVVASRVGGVVEVVVDGETGVLVPPGDAPALAAACGLLLRNRGLAERLARTGCARARERFGIERMVRELQEHYRDLLDRSRGQAAPAAAGGRRSGS, from the coding sequence ATGATCTCCGCCCGGACGCAACCGTCGCCGCCGCCGGAGCGCGAGGAGAGCTCCGCCCCGCGCGCGGATCCGGCGCCAGGGGGCGGCCGGCCCCGCCTGCTGATCCTGACGGTCGGATTCGGTATCGGAGGCGCGGAGCAGCTCATCCTGACGACCGCACCCAGGCTGCAGCGCGAGGGCTTCGAGGTCACGATCGTCGGTCTCAAGGGCTGGGGGCTCCTGGGGGACGAGCTCGAGGCGTGCGGTGTGCGCGCCGTGGCCCTGGGAGGGCGGGGAGCGTGGGATCTGCGCGCCTTCGGGCGGCTCCTGTCGATCCTCAGGCGCGACCGGATCCAGATCCTGCAGGGGCACATGTTCCGCGCCAACGTCGCCGCGCGGATCCTGGGGCGCCTCGCTTCCGTGCCCGTGGTGGTCACGGCCCACCACGACACCGACGTCTGGATGCGCTTCTACCACCGCCTCATCGAGCGGCTCACGGCCCCCCTGTCGGACTCGGTCACGGCCTGCTCGGAGGCGGTGCGGCACCACGCGCTGAATGTCCTCGGCCTGCCTGCCGGGCTGGTGCGCACCCTGCCAAACGGCATCGAGCTCCCGGACGAGTCTCGTGAACCCCGGACGCGCGAGCGGATTCGCAGGGAGCTCGGGGCCTCGCCGGACGATCTGCTGATCGGGTCCCTTGGCCGCCTGGTCGAGCCGAAGAAGGGACTGGCGGTCTTCCTCGCGGCGGCGCGCCTTCTGGCGCGGGACTTTCCGCGCCTCCGGTTCGCCGTCGTCGGCGAGGGCCCGGCGCGCGGCTCCCTCGAGGCGCGCGCGGCGCGCGAGGGCGTCAGCCACTGCACCACCTTCGCCGGACCCCGGCGCGACGTTCCGGACGTGATGCGCGCCTTCGACCTGTTCGTGCAGCCCTCGCTGTGGGAGGGATTCGGGCTGACGGCCGTCGAAGCGATGGCCGTGGGCACCCCGGTCGTGGCCAGCCGCGTCGGCGGTGTTGTGGAGGTCGTGGTGGACGGGGAGACCGGGGTCCTCGTGCCGCCCGGTGATGCCCCGGCCCTGGCCGCCGCGTGCGGGCTTCTCTTGAGAAACCGCGGCCTGGCGGAGCGCCTGGCCCGCACCGGCTGCGCGCGGGCGCGCGAGCGATTCGGGATCGAGAGAATGGTGCGGGAGCTCCAGGAGCATTATCGTGATCTCCTCGATCGCAGCCGTGGCCAGGCCGCACCGGCCGCGGCCGGCGGCCGGCGGAGCGGGAGTTGA
- a CDS encoding MraY family glycosyltransferase, with protein sequence MSGWLLQCALAFGLALVISLYTTPLMRTAALRFGIVDRPDGRLKNQAEPVPYLGGLAIYLSFLLALTATRRFDSTEVLGMLLGGAIAVILGLIDDLGVLSPGIKLAGQVVAVLTLINASVYIKLGFLPPPVAIVLSFLWLLGIINAFNLIDVMDGLAAGVAAAASFILFLIAAVNGRQAYAILLAALCGSLVGFLRYNVPPARIYMGDTGSMFIGLMLGALAMNNSYTRQNLVASVAPVVILGVPIFDMLFVMYVRYRRGLPVFLGSPDHFALRLRKWRLTTVETVRASWAATVVLGGLAIAMMLAGGPVALGILAGIALASIVLALCLRRIDMSL encoded by the coding sequence TTGAGCGGGTGGCTGCTGCAATGCGCCCTGGCCTTCGGGCTGGCCCTGGTGATCAGCCTGTACACCACTCCCCTCATGCGCACGGCTGCGCTGCGCTTCGGGATCGTCGATCGGCCCGACGGCCGTCTGAAGAATCAGGCGGAGCCGGTGCCGTACCTCGGCGGTCTGGCGATCTACCTGTCGTTCCTCCTGGCTCTGACCGCGACCCGGCGCTTCGACTCGACCGAGGTGCTGGGGATGCTCCTGGGCGGGGCGATCGCCGTGATCCTCGGCCTCATCGACGATCTGGGAGTGCTGTCCCCGGGGATCAAGCTGGCGGGCCAGGTGGTGGCCGTCCTGACTCTGATCAACGCCTCCGTGTACATCAAGCTCGGATTCCTGCCCCCCCCCGTGGCGATCGTCCTGTCCTTCCTGTGGCTGCTCGGGATCATCAACGCCTTCAACCTGATCGACGTCATGGACGGCCTGGCGGCGGGTGTCGCCGCCGCGGCGTCCTTCATCCTGTTTCTGATCGCGGCGGTCAACGGGCGGCAGGCGTACGCCATTCTTCTCGCCGCCCTGTGCGGGTCGCTGGTCGGGTTCCTGCGCTACAACGTCCCGCCGGCCCGGATCTACATGGGGGACACGGGCAGCATGTTCATCGGGCTGATGCTGGGGGCGCTGGCCATGAACAACTCGTACACGCGGCAGAACCTGGTGGCCTCGGTCGCCCCCGTCGTCATTCTGGGCGTGCCGATCTTCGACATGCTCTTCGTGATGTACGTGCGGTACCGCCGCGGCCTGCCGGTTTTTCTCGGCAGCCCGGACCACTTTGCCCTGCGGCTGCGCAAGTGGCGGCTGACGACCGTGGAGACCGTCCGGGCCTCCTGGGCGGCGACCGTGGTGCTCGGCGGACTGGCGATCGCCATGATGCTGGCGGGGGGGCCGGTCGCCCTGGGCATCCTGGCCGGCATCGCCCTGGCTTCGATCGTCCTGGCGCTGTGTCTCCGGCGCATCGACATGTCCTTATGA
- a CDS encoding FAD-dependent oxidoreductase has protein sequence MSDSCPVVILGAGLTGLSAAYHLRTPSVVLEREREVGGLARTHSENGFTFDCTGHLLHLRDPRVQSLVDAILPGAFARHERRAMIYSNKVFTPYPFQANLHGLPPEVVQECVGGFVEALVRRAAEGEPDMTQLTFREWASRTFGAGIARHFMVPYNTKLWRTDLDEIECGWVSWSIPRPALKEVLDGAFGATVRGLGYNPVFLYPRRGGISALPEALARRGTEVRLNETVEAVDARARVVRLAGGREVRYEALVSTLPLDHLLRITRGLDGGLPEVGARLRAVRVLNISLGVDRDPISGAHWIYFPEPEFSFYRVGFPANLSPSLAPRGCSSLYVERSLLRDEPFEEDEVVGAAVDDLRRAGILWKGDRVVYRRVQVLDPAYVIYDRFRAGSLPRVHETLQAAGIHSAGRFGSWEYSSMEGAIQAGMELAGRLDAALGGGRRARRACP, from the coding sequence ATGAGCGACTCCTGTCCGGTGGTGATTCTGGGAGCGGGCCTCACCGGCCTGTCGGCCGCCTACCACCTGCGCACGCCGAGCGTCGTGCTCGAACGGGAGCGTGAGGTCGGCGGTCTGGCGCGCACCCACAGCGAGAACGGCTTCACCTTCGACTGCACCGGGCACCTGCTCCACCTGCGCGACCCCCGGGTGCAATCGCTGGTGGATGCCATCCTGCCGGGCGCCTTTGCGCGTCACGAGCGCCGGGCGATGATCTATTCCAACAAGGTGTTCACCCCCTACCCGTTCCAGGCCAACCTCCACGGCCTGCCGCCGGAGGTCGTGCAGGAGTGCGTCGGCGGATTCGTCGAGGCCCTGGTGCGTCGGGCGGCGGAGGGGGAGCCGGACATGACGCAGCTGACATTCAGGGAGTGGGCCTCGCGCACGTTCGGCGCGGGCATCGCCCGGCACTTCATGGTGCCGTACAACACCAAGCTGTGGCGCACGGACCTCGACGAGATCGAGTGCGGCTGGGTCTCGTGGTCGATCCCCCGCCCGGCGCTCAAGGAGGTCCTCGACGGGGCGTTCGGCGCGACCGTGCGCGGCCTCGGATACAACCCGGTCTTTCTCTATCCCCGGCGGGGAGGCATCAGCGCCCTGCCCGAGGCGCTGGCGCGGCGCGGCACGGAGGTGCGCCTCAACGAGACGGTCGAAGCGGTGGACGCGCGCGCCCGCGTCGTGCGACTCGCCGGCGGCCGCGAGGTGCGGTACGAGGCCCTGGTGTCGACCCTGCCTCTCGACCATCTTCTCAGGATCACGCGCGGCCTCGACGGCGGGCTGCCCGAGGTCGGCGCCCGGCTGCGCGCCGTGCGGGTCCTCAACATCAGCCTGGGCGTGGACCGCGATCCGATCTCCGGGGCGCACTGGATCTACTTCCCGGAGCCGGAGTTCTCCTTCTATCGCGTGGGCTTCCCCGCGAACCTGTCCCCCTCGCTGGCACCGCGCGGCTGCTCGTCCCTGTACGTCGAGCGATCGCTCCTGCGCGACGAGCCGTTCGAGGAGGACGAGGTCGTCGGGGCGGCGGTCGACGATCTGCGGCGCGCCGGGATCCTGTGGAAAGGGGACCGGGTCGTGTACCGCCGTGTCCAGGTCCTCGATCCGGCGTACGTCATCTACGACCGCTTCCGCGCGGGCAGCCTGCCGAGGGTGCACGAGACGCTGCAGGCCGCCGGCATCCATTCCGCGGGTCGGTTCGGATCGTGGGAATACTCTTCGATGGAAGGGGCGATCCAGGCCGGCATGGAGCTCGCAGGGCGGCTGGACGCAGCGCTCGGAGGGGGCCGGCGCGCCCGCCGGGCGTGCCCGTGA
- the asnB gene encoding asparagine synthase (glutamine-hydrolyzing) has product MCGLAGIAYRDTRRPDEAALRAMADAVAHRGPDDAGEHIGPGIGLASRRLAILDLSPAGHLPMASPDGQVVLSWNGEIYNHVELREELKRHGVRFRSTGDTEVLLQLYLAHGPDFLRRLAGMFAIALWDERRRTLLLARDRLGVKPLVYRLEDGGIRFASEIGGLLAEPGFHPDLDPRAIHHALALRFIPHPGTAYTSIRQLPPAHVLFYDSGRIRLEPYWSLPQNAGPPRGRPVEWEERYRLLMDDAVKIRLRSDVPVALLLSGGLDSTAVAYHIRRNHAGAFGAFTLGFTETDYDERPRARATAAYFGIRLEEMTVQEPVIDTLGAIVRHLKTPFADPSIVPSWHLARAVSRHVKVALGGDGGDENFAGYDRYRAHWLADRMGWLPGVVSRTPFHALLEALSSEKTRHNLSGRLRRFFDGWELPARERNALWMANPGARRIARLYRPEFAARVAGIDPTRALGMIPNDWGSESLIDRLLRADLLHYLPDDLLFKADITSMAFGLELRSPFLDHRVVEFAASLPSALKIGARGGKRFLRRVYRGHIPESVRRSRKKGFGMPIDHWFRSDLHGVAHDLLLGPGALSRDYLNSDSVAAVLKIHRLGQRNYDEMIWTLLVLELWLQSRRASPAREAA; this is encoded by the coding sequence ATGTGCGGGCTGGCCGGCATCGCGTACCGGGATACACGCCGCCCCGACGAGGCGGCGCTCCGCGCCATGGCCGACGCCGTGGCGCACCGCGGCCCCGACGACGCGGGGGAGCACATCGGTCCGGGCATCGGCCTGGCCAGCCGCCGTCTGGCGATCCTTGATTTGTCTCCGGCGGGGCACCTGCCGATGGCCAGCCCCGACGGACAGGTGGTCCTGTCGTGGAACGGCGAGATCTACAACCACGTCGAGCTGCGGGAGGAGCTGAAGCGGCACGGAGTCCGGTTCCGCTCGACCGGGGACACCGAGGTCCTCCTCCAGCTCTACCTGGCGCACGGCCCCGATTTCCTGCGCCGGCTGGCCGGCATGTTCGCCATCGCCCTATGGGACGAGCGCCGGCGCACGCTGCTTCTGGCCCGGGACAGGCTGGGCGTCAAGCCGCTGGTGTACCGGCTCGAGGACGGCGGCATCCGTTTCGCGTCCGAGATCGGAGGTCTTCTCGCCGAGCCGGGCTTCCATCCCGACCTCGATCCGCGGGCGATCCACCACGCCCTGGCGCTGCGCTTCATTCCGCACCCGGGAACCGCCTACACCTCGATCCGGCAACTGCCGCCGGCGCACGTCCTGTTCTACGACAGCGGCCGGATCCGCCTGGAGCCGTACTGGTCCCTGCCGCAGAACGCCGGACCTCCGCGCGGGCGGCCGGTGGAGTGGGAGGAGCGCTATCGGCTCCTGATGGACGACGCGGTCAAGATCCGACTGCGCAGCGACGTGCCGGTGGCGCTCCTGCTGTCGGGCGGGCTCGACTCGACCGCCGTGGCCTACCACATCCGGCGGAACCACGCCGGGGCCTTCGGGGCCTTCACCCTCGGCTTCACGGAGACCGATTATGACGAGCGGCCGCGGGCGCGCGCCACGGCCGCCTATTTCGGCATCCGCCTGGAGGAAATGACCGTCCAGGAGCCGGTGATCGACACGCTCGGGGCCATCGTGAGGCACCTGAAAACTCCTTTTGCCGACCCGTCGATCGTGCCTTCCTGGCACCTGGCGCGCGCGGTGTCCCGGCACGTCAAGGTGGCGCTGGGAGGGGACGGGGGGGACGAGAATTTCGCGGGATATGACCGCTACCGGGCGCACTGGCTCGCCGACCGGATGGGATGGCTCCCCGGCGTGGTGTCGCGCACGCCGTTCCACGCCCTCCTCGAGGCGCTGTCGTCCGAGAAGACCAGGCACAACCTCTCCGGGCGGCTGCGACGCTTCTTCGACGGATGGGAGCTGCCGGCGCGCGAGCGGAATGCCCTGTGGATGGCGAACCCCGGGGCGCGCCGAATCGCGCGACTGTACCGGCCCGAGTTTGCCGCGCGTGTCGCCGGAATCGACCCCACCCGCGCCCTCGGCATGATTCCCAACGACTGGGGATCGGAGAGCCTGATCGATCGCCTCCTGCGGGCCGATCTCCTCCATTACCTGCCCGACGACCTCCTGTTCAAGGCGGACATCACCTCGATGGCCTTCGGCCTGGAGCTCCGGAGCCCGTTTCTCGATCACCGCGTGGTGGAATTCGCCGCCTCCCTGCCGTCCGCCCTCAAGATCGGCGCGCGGGGCGGGAAGCGGTTCCTGCGCAGGGTGTACCGGGGCCACATTCCCGAGAGCGTCCGCCGGTCGCGCAAGAAGGGGTTCGGGATGCCGATCGATCACTGGTTCCGATCCGATCTTCATGGTGTGGCGCATGACCTTCTGCTGGGACCGGGTGCCCTGTCGCGCGACTATCTCAACTCCGACTCGGTGGCGGCGGTCCTCAAGATCCACCGCCTCGGCCAGAGGAATTATGACGAGATGATCTGGACGCTCCTGGTCCTGGAGCTGTGGCTGCAGTCCCGGCGCGCGTCGCCGGCGAGAGAGGCGGCATGA